ACGGCACATCTGTTATTGTTCCGTGCGGCACAACAGGCGAGTCGGCCACCCTTTCCATGGAGGAGCATGAAAGGGTAATAGACGTAGTGATAGCGGCCGCCAAAGGCCGGGTAAAGGTCATGGCAGGGACCGGTTCCAATAGCACATCCGAAGCCATAGAGCTTACAAGGCACGCGAAAATCGCGGGCGCTGACGCGGCCTTGATAATTACACCGTATTATAATAAACCGACACAGGAGGGTGTCTACCAGCATTTTAAGGCTTTGTCCGATGAAGTGGATATACCGCTGGTAGTCTATAATATAGCGTCAAGGACAGGAGTTAATATAACTGCTGATACAATGAAAAGGCTTGCCGCGCTCAAAAATGTGGTAGGCGTAAAAGAAGCCAGCGGTGATCTCAACCAGATGTCCGAGATACGCAGTCTGTGCGGCAAAGATTTTGACCTTATATCAGGCGATGATTCTCTGACACTGCCCATTCTTTCCATAGGCGGCTGCGGAGTAATTTCAGTAGTGGCCAATATTATACCGAAAGATGTTTCAGATATGGTAAGCGCGTTTGAAAAAAACGATATTGAAACCGCGAGGGCCCTTCACTATAAGATGCTGCCTGTTGTCAAGGCCATGTTCATTGAGACAAACCCTATACCTGTTAAGACTGCCATGAGCATGATGGGTATGATAGAACCGGGGCTTAGGCTTCCTATGTGTGATATGTCAAAAACAAATAAGGACAGACTGTCCGCGGTTTTGAAAAATTATGAATTGATTTAAAAGATTTGGGGGCGATTATGGTTAAGAGGATACTTATTGCCGGTTCTTGCGGCAGGATGGGTAAGCGAATAGCGCATTACGCTTGCAAGGAAAACGATCTTGAGATAACCGCGGCTGTAGAGGCCGCGGGCCATCCTGATATCGGTAAAAATTATGGCAGCTTGGTTGGTGAAGACGGGTTTTGCGTCCAGGTCACCGGTGATTTGTCTTCATGCGTTAAAAATTGCGATGTTATTATTGATTTTACAAGCCCCTCGGCCATGCTGTCAAGCCTTAAGGCCGCGCGGGAAACCGGCCTGCCTATCGTAATAGGCGTTACCGGCATTACGGATGAGGAATATAAGGTCATTGAGTCTAGTTCAAAAAAGATACCGGTTTTCTTTTCTTCAAACATGTCTATAGCGGTCAATGTGATGTATGACATTGCCTGCGAAGCTGCTGCCGCTCTCGGGGATGGCTATGATATAGAAATTGTGGAGGCGCATCACAAGATGAAAAAGGACGCGCCCAGCGGAACCGCGAAGACGCTGTTGGAAAAAATAGCGCAGGCTAAAGGTTTGAAGGCCAGGGACATAGCTATATACGGCAGGTCTGGGAATACCGGCGCCCGGCCTAAAGGCCAAATATGCGTTCATGCCGTGCGGGGCGGGACTATTACCGGCGAACACACCGTTATATTTGCCGGTGAGGATGAAGTTATTGAGATAACCCACCGCGCGTCAAGCCGGGACATATTTGCCAGAGGCGCTATAAGGGCGGCTAAATATATCGTTGATAAATCGCCCGGATTGTATAATATGCAAAACGTGATACAAGGAGTATAAATTATGCCAAAGATTGAACAGGCAAGCAGGTTAAAGAAGCTGCCGCCTTATCTTTTTGCCGAGATAGATAGGATAAAGAAAAAGGCGGTTAGTGACGGCAGGGACATAATAGACTTAGGAATCGGTGATCCTGACAGGCCGACGCCGGTGCATATAATAGAGAAGTTATATGAGGCGGCCAAGGACCCCGAGAATCACCGCTATGCCCTTGACGCGGGCCTTCCCAAACTGCGCCAGAGCATAGCCGGCTGGTACAAAAAGCGTTTTAATGTTGAACTGGATCCTGATACAGAGGTACTGCCTTTGATAGGTTCCAAAGAAGGCATCGCTCATATACCTTTGGCTTTTGTTGACCATGGAGATACCGTGCTCGTGCCTGATCCCTGCTACCCGCCGTATAAATCGGGAACAATATTAGCGGGCGGCGTCCCCTATCTCATGCCTCTTATACCGCAGAACGACTTTTTGCCCGATTTTGACGCTATAGATTATCAGGTTGCCAAGATAGCAAAACTGATGTTTTTAAATTATCCTAATAATCCTACCGGAAAGACGGCGACCAAAGATTTTTATGTTAAGGCGATAGACTTTGCCAATGAAAATAATATAATCATATGCCATGACGCCGCGTATTCCGAGATGTCATACGATGGCTACAGGCCCATAAGTTTTCTTGAGGTAAAGGGCGCTAAAAATGCCGGCATTGAATTCCATTCCCTGTCAAAGACCTATAATATGACCGGATGGAGGCTTGGTTTTGCCTGCGGGAATTCTGAAGTGATAGCGGCCCTTAGGGCTGTAAAGTCAAACATAGATTCCGGCATATTTCAGGCAGTGCAATTTGCCGGTATAATGGCGCTTGAGACAGGCCAGGAGCATATAGATGAATTGAACCGTGTTTATCAGAGAAGAAGGGACATTCTTGTAGACGGCTTAAACAGCCTTGGCTGGAAGGTTGAAAAACCAAAGGCGACATTTTATGTATGGATACCGGTTCCTCCGGGATATACGTCCAATGAACTGACAAAGTCGCTTCTTCAAAGAGCTGATATAGTGACAACTCCGGGTATAGGGTTTGGCCCTAACGGTGAGGGCTTTATAAGAATGGCACTGACTGTTTCCGAAGACCGGCTCAAAGAGGCGGTTGACAGAATAAAGAGGCTTCACAGATGAGCATTGTTTATATAGGCATAGGGTCTAATTTAGGGGACAGGCGCGCCAACATTGAAAGGTCTCTTGAAAAATTAAAAGCCAGAAAGGACATTGAGTTCAAGAGCGTGTCATCAGTTATTGAAACAGAAGCTGTCGGCGGCCCGGGCCAGCCGATGTATCTTAACGCCTGTTGCTGTATTGGCACAACACTGTATCCTGACGAGGTTTTGGCTGCTTTGAAGACTATAGAGCGCGAGATGGGGAGATTCAAAGACAGCGCGCCGAAAAAATTAAGCGCGCAGGAACAATTAAAGGCCCTGGATGAAGGCAGAATGCCATCGTGTTATCGTGATCCTGATTCTGATAGCGCCGCCGCCAACAGATGGGCGCCAAGGGTAATAGACCTGGATATACTTTTGTATGATGATATTATTATGAAAGGCAATAATCTGATAATTCCGCATAGCCGGATGCATGAGCGTTATTTTGTGCTTAAGCCGCTCTCCGAAATAGCCCCTGATGTAATTCATCCGGTTTTAAAGAAAAGCATTAAAGATTTATTATCCGACGTTGATCGGCAGTGTTTACCCGCGCAAGAAGGCTAAAAAAATACGCAAGCAAAGAGAGCAGTCAAATATGAGAATAGTTAAAGACCCCAGGGCCATGAGGCGCGCTTCGCAAGCTCTATTCGCGGCCGGTAAACAAATAGGTTTTGTCCCTACTATGGGCGCTTTGCACGAAGGCCATTTATCGCTTATAAAAAAAGCGCGCAAGGAAAATGACGCGGTGGTAGTCAGCGTGTTCGTTAACCCGGCGCAATTTTCCGCCGGCGAGGATTATGAAAAATATCCGCGCAGTATAAAAAATGACGCTATCCTGGCCCAAAAAGCCGGTTGCGATATACTTTTTTATCCGGCATCCAAGGCCTTATATCCGGAAGGTTTTTCCTGCTCTGTTCACACAGGCCGGATATCGGAGGTTTTGTGCGGCGCGTCAAGGCCGGGGCATTTTTCGGGTGTTGCCACAATATGCCTGAAACTTTTTAATATCATAATGCCGCATAAGGTATACATGGGCCGTAAAGATTATCAGCAGGTGGCCATAATAAAAAAAATGGTCGCGGATCTCAATATTAACACCCAAATAAAAGCCTTGCCTACGGTAAGAGAGGCCTCGGGCCTTGCCATGAGTTCCCGCAATAATTATCTTGGCCCGCGCGGGCGCGAGTTCGCCGCTGTTATTTATCGGTCGTTAAAAGAGGCCGCGGGCCTGATAAGAGAAGGTGAATCAAGCCCTGGCAGGATAAAATCGTTTATTCAAAGCATGCTTCGCGGCCGGGGCGTTGATGTGGAATATATAGCTATCGTTTGTCCGCGCACCTTAGATGAAATTAAACGCGTAGGATGCAGTGTTCTGATAGCTATTGCGGTAAGGATAGACCAAACGCGATTGATTGATAATATGCTGGTAAGCAGGAGATAAAGGGTCGCTATTTGCCCAATAAACATAAGGAGTAAGACATATGTTTAGAATAATTTATAAGTCCAAGATACATAATGCCACCGTAACCGAATCAAATTTGAACTATACGGGAAGTATCACGATAGACACCGATTTATTGAAATCCGCCGATATATTTCCCGGGGAGAAGGTGCAGATAGTCAACCTTAATAACGGGACAAGGGTGGAGACATATGCTATTGACGGACAGCCTGGCAGTGGAGTAATATGCATGAACGGCGCGGCCGCCAGATGGGCCCAAAAAGGCGACCGTGTCATTATAATATCCTATTGCATTTTAGAATCAAAAGAGGCGTCAACGTTTAAACAAAAAGCCATATTTCTTAATGAAGATAACAGGATAAAAGACGGTGATACAAAAATACACAGAAAAAACAAATAAAAAATACTCCGAAAAACTGAAGAAGCGGATAGCCCAGCTTAAGAAGAAGCGGAACGCGATTATCATTGTCCATAATTACCAAAGGGATGAAGTCCAGGATATCGCCGATATAACCGGAGACTCATTGGGTTTGAGCAGGGCCGCTATCAAGATAGACGCCGACATTATAGTTTTCTGCGGGGTGCATTTTATGGCCGAGACAGCTTATATCCTTAATTCCAACAAGACTGTTCTGCTTCCGGTCAAAGAAGCCGGATGCCCCATGGCCGATATGATAACGCCCGAGGCTTTACGAATCAAAAAACAGGAATACCCGGGCATACCGGTTGTCTGCTATGTAAACACATCCGCTGATATAAAGGCTGAAAGCGACGTATGCTGCACCTCCCAGAATGCTGTTGAAGTGGTAAACTCTCTTAAAGATAAAAGAGTGTTGTTCGTGCCTGATAGAAATTTAGGCGCTTACGTGCAATCGTGTTTGCCCGATAAGGAGATAATTCTATGGGAGGGATTTTGCCCGACGCACGTGAGTGTTCTGCCGGACCAGATCAACGCGTCCAAGAGGCTTTACCCGGAGGCTGAATTTATTGCTCATCCGGAATGCGATCCGGCAGTGCTTAAACTGGCAGATCACGTAGCGTCAACCGGAGGGATGATAAAGTATGTTAAACAGGCAAAATGCAAAGAATTTATTATAGGCACAGAGTTAGGCATGCTTTACAGGTTAAGGCAGGACAATCCCGATAAAAAATTTTATTTACCAACAGAACATCTTTTGTGCGCTAATATGAAACTTACTACTCTGGGATGGATAGTTAACTCTCTTGAGCTCATGGTGCATAAGATCACCGTGCCTGAACATATCCGCGGACGGGCTTATTATGCCGTTGACAGGATGTTGAAGATATCAGGCGAAAAAAAATGGGTGTCGGTTTCAGGCGCATGAGACGCGTGCTTGATGTTTCTTAAAAAGATATAACGAATATTTTTTAAAACGCCCCTTATTACAGGCGGCCGAATATTATGGTTAAAAAAAAGATAGGTATAGCCGGATGCGGCGCGATAGGTTCATTTTTGGCAGAGCGTATCTCTTCTGATTTAAAGGACCGCGCGAGATTATCGGCGTTGTGCGATAAGGACAATAAAAAGGCTCTTGATCTTTCCACGCGCCTGGACCCCAGGCCCGCGGTTGTTTGTTTTGACAAACTTGTTGATGCCTGCGATATAGTGATAGAGTCGGCCTGCGCCGAGGTATCTTTTGCCTTTGCCCAAAAAGCGCTTAAAAAGAAAAAAGATATTATGGTGATGAGCGTCGGAGGCATACTGGATAAAAGCGGCAGGCTTTTTGACCTTGCCAGGAAAAATAAGGCGAGAATTATCCTGCCAAGCGGGGCTGTGTGCGGATTGGACGCGCTTAAAAGCGCTATGATAGGAGACATCAAGAGATTATCGTTAACTACCAGAAAACCCCCCGCCGGGTTAAAAGGCGCGCCGTTTATACAATCCCATAACATAGATCTTGACGCGATTACCGGTGAGACTGTTATTTTTGACGGGCCGGCAAGCCTGGCGGTGCGCGCTTTTCCGAAAAATATAAATATTTCAGCTCTGTTGAGTATAGCCGGTTTGGGGGCGGAAAAAACGTTTGTCAAGATTATTACTTCGCCTGAATATACGGTAAATTCACACGAGGTCCTGATAGAAGGTGATTTTGGAAAGATTACCTGCGTTTGCGAAAATACGCCTTGCGCTAACAATCCCAAGACAAGTTTTTTTGCCTGCCTGTCGGCTTTTTCCGCGCTCAAACAAACGCTTGATAATTACGTGAAGATTGGTTCTTGAATTTATTGACATAATTTTTTAAATCCCCGGCATTCCTTTATTTTTGTCTCGGTGTTGTTTTTTTGTAAAGACGAAAGAAGGAATAATCAGCCACGTGCCTTGTTCTCATAGCTGCTGTGGTAAGGCGCGTGTTTGATCCGGGGATTTTTTGTCCCAATGCGGAGCGTGACAATGCGGATAAAAAAAGAAATGATCATTTATCGTCAAAAAAATAATTTTATTTTTTTTTCAAAAAGAAAAAAAATACTTGCGTGCGTCTGATAAATAGCGTAAAATAAAATCAATAGAAAATATTTTACGAAGGGAGGTGAAAAAATAAATGGCAACCAAAGTTTTAAAATGCGGGATTAAGAGGGAAAAAGGATATTTATATTATTTGGATAAAAAAGGAAATGTATCAAAGGCCAAGATGGCCCGCGGCAAGAAAAAAGGCGGAAGTCCGCAGGTAATTGTCAAGGCCGGCATAAAGAGGCAAAAAGGATATCTTTACTTTATTGATAAACAGGGTGACGTGGCAATGGCCAAGATGGCCCGCGGAGGAAAAAAGAAATCCGCGAAAAAGAAAAAGAAGTAAATGATATTTTTTGTCTCTGTTTTTTAACCTAAAAAGGAGGGTAAAACCATGGCAGCGAAGAAAAAAGCTAAAAAGGCAAAAAAGACAGCGAAGAAAAAGAAGAAATAACATAAAGTAATACAGTAGTTATCAAGGAAAACCCCTTTTAACAAATGAATATTAGAAATGCTTTGTTAAAAAGGGGTTTTTCATGTTATTATATAGGGCGCGGTTGAGAAAGGCCCTGTTGCGGCAAAAGAGATGCTTATGGAAAACAAGTATATAATCATAAAAGGCGCCAGAGAGCATAACCTGAAATCAATAGATTTAAAATTGCCGAGAAACCAATTGATTGTTATTACCGGTTTATCAGGTTCCGGTAAATCGTCTCTGGCCTTTGATACCATTTATGCCCAGGGCCAGATGAAATACGTTGAAAGCCTTTCCGCCTATGCCCGGCAATTCCTTGAACAGATGCAGAAGCCCGATGTGGACCATATTGAAGGATTATCTCCCAGCATATCCATACAGCAGAGAATGCCCGGCGTCAATCCGCGTTCAACGGTAGGAACCGTAACCGAGATATATGATTATTTAAGGCTTCTTTTTTCCAAGATTGGCGAAGCCTATTGTTACAAGTGTTCAAGGCCCATAAGCCGGCAGAGCCCCCAGCAGGTCATAGAATCTGCCAATAGATATCCTTCCGGTACGCCCGTCAATATCCTGGCGCCGCTGGTCAGAGGCAAAAAGGGCCGGCATAAAGAGCTTTTGCTTAAGTACAGAAAACAGGGTTTTATAAGGTTTCGTATTGATGGCCATATTTTTGGGCCAGACAGCAAGATAGATTTAGACAAGAACATTAAGCATACCATTGACATAGTCATTGACAGGTTAAGCGTAAAAGACGAAAACAAGAAAAGGCTCGCGGATTCCATTGAAACCGCTCTGGGCATAGGAGACGGGATGGTGATTATAACATCACCGGCCCAGCCGGAAGGCATTTTATACAGCTGTAAAAATGCCTGCGTAAAATGCGGCATAAGTTATCAGGATTTTGAGCCCAGGCATTTTTCGTTCAATTCCCCGTTCGGCGCGTGCCCGGCCTGCGACGGGCTTGGACATAAGCTTGAGATAGACCCCGACCTTGTAGTAAAAGACCCGTCAAGATCCATCAAAGCCGGCGCGATAGAACCCTGGCGCAAGGGCGGTAAATCGCTTTTTCTCTATTATAACCGGCTATTGGTTAATCTTGCCGGCGATCATGGCTTCAGCCCAGACGCGCCTTTTGCCAAGCTTGGCAAAAAAGCGCGGGAGCTTATTTTTTACGGCACTAAAAGCGAGAAATATTCGCAGGGATATTTTGAAGGCGTTATACCAAATCTTGAGCGCCGCTTCCGGGAAACGGACAGTGATTATATGAGAGATTTTATACATGGTTACATGTCAATACAACCCTGTCCGGGATGCGGGGGCATGAGGCTGAAGAAAGAATCGCTGTCGGTAAAAATATCCGGAAAAAATATTGCCCAGGTATGTAAACTTTCAGCCGCCCAGGCGGTTAATTTTTTTGACGGGCTTGATATGGATGAAGAAAAGAAAAAAATATCCGCCTTAATATTAAAAGAAGTCAGGGCCAGGCTTATGTTTTTATGCGATGTGGGCTTGAATTATATCACCCTTGACCGCGTGAGCTCAACGTTATCAGGCGGAGAGGCCCAGCGTATCAGGCTTGCCACGCAGATAGGGTCAGGGCTTACGGGCGTTCTCTATGTCCTGGATGAACCCAGTATAGGCCTTCACCAAAGAGACAATGAAAAATTGCTGGCAACCCTCAAGTCTCTGCGCGATATGGGCAATACCGTGATCGTCGTTGAACACGACGAGGCTATTATGAGAAGCGCTGACCATATAGTTGATTTAGGCCCCGGCGCGGGCAAAGACGGCGGAAAGCTTATATACAGCGGTAATGTGCAAGGGCTTCTTGATGATAAATCGTCCCTTACCGCGCTTTATCTCAACGGGGACATGTCTGTTTCTGACAGAAGGCAAAGAAGAGACTACAAGAGATGTAAAAAACTTGTAATTAAGGGCGCGTCCGAACACAATTTGAAGAATATTGACGTAGACATACCCTTAGGGCTCTTTAATTGCGTGACAGGGGTATCGGGTTCCGGCAAATCTACATTAATCAACGAGATATTGTATAAAGCTCTTGCGAGAAAATTTTATCGCGCGACAGATAGGCCCGGGAGGCATAACAGCATTATTGGAATTGAGAATATTGATAAAGTAATAGTAATTGACCAGTCGCCCATAGGGCGCACGCCGCGGTCTAATCCCGCGACGTATACGGGCGTGTTCACACATATAAGGGATCTATTCTCAAAATTGCCGGAATCCAGGATAAGAGGATATAAGCCCGGACGTTTTAGTTTTAATGTTAAGGGCGGCAGATGCCAGGCCTGCGAGGGGGATGGTGTTAAAAAAATTGAGATGCATTTTCTTCCGGATATTTATGTGCAGTGTCAGGTATGCGGCGGAAAACGTTTTAACCAGCAAACGCTTGAGGTAAAATATAAGGGGAAGTCCATTACCGACGTCCTGCAGATGCCATTGAGCGAGGCACTGCGCTTGTTCGGCAATATACCGTCAATACGCGATAAGATAAGCACGCTGGAGGATGTTGGTTTAGGATACATAGAATTAGGCCAGCAGGCTACCACGCTTTCGGGAGGGGAAGCTCAAAGGGTCAAGCTGGCCAGTGAGCTTTGCAAAAAAGCCACGGGCAGGACGCTTTACATACTTGACGAGCCCACAACCGGCTTGCACTTTGCCGATATCAGCAAACTCTTGTCGGTTTTGCACGACCTGGTAGATAATGGGAATACCGTTTTAGTGATAGAACATAATCTGGACGTTATCAACAGCGCGGATTATATTATGGATCTCGGGCCTGAAGGCGGCGATGCCGGCGGCCGCGTTATTGCCTGCGGCAGTCCGGAAGAGATCGCCAAAATAAAGGCTTCTTACACCGGCCATTATATTAGTTTGAGCTCGCGTGGTGCTTAAAAAACGGGCCCCAAAAATCCTGCCTGATTGTTTTTATTGATTTACATGATATGCGCAACAATATACGTTTAATTATTACTTGAATATATATATACTAAGTGATATACTCAACCAGTCATGAAAATAAATAATAAATTTTTTTTATCTCTTGTTATGTTATTTGTTTTATGCCTTAACGGTATTGCCCGTGCCGACACAAAGGCCCAGGCCTCATCTGTGGCTGATTTGAAAGAGCTGTTCGCGAAGTCCCTTTACGATACCGCTATAGAGGAATCAGACAGAATACTTGAGGCCCAGCCTGAACA
Above is a genomic segment from Candidatus Omnitrophota bacterium containing:
- a CDS encoding aspartate 1-decarboxylase → MFRIIYKSKIHNATVTESNLNYTGSITIDTDLLKSADIFPGEKVQIVNLNNGTRVETYAIDGQPGSGVICMNGAAARWAQKGDRVIIISYCILESKEASTFKQKAIFLNEDNRIKDGDTKIHRKNK
- the folK gene encoding 2-amino-4-hydroxy-6-hydroxymethyldihydropteridine diphosphokinase — protein: MSIVYIGIGSNLGDRRANIERSLEKLKARKDIEFKSVSSVIETEAVGGPGQPMYLNACCCIGTTLYPDEVLAALKTIEREMGRFKDSAPKKLSAQEQLKALDEGRMPSCYRDPDSDSAAANRWAPRVIDLDILLYDDIIMKGNNLIIPHSRMHERYFVLKPLSEIAPDVIHPVLKKSIKDLLSDVDRQCLPAQEG
- the dapB gene encoding 4-hydroxy-tetrahydrodipicolinate reductase, with the translated sequence MVKRILIAGSCGRMGKRIAHYACKENDLEITAAVEAAGHPDIGKNYGSLVGEDGFCVQVTGDLSSCVKNCDVIIDFTSPSAMLSSLKAARETGLPIVIGVTGITDEEYKVIESSSKKIPVFFSSNMSIAVNVMYDIACEAAAALGDGYDIEIVEAHHKMKKDAPSGTAKTLLEKIAQAKGLKARDIAIYGRSGNTGARPKGQICVHAVRGGTITGEHTVIFAGEDEVIEITHRASSRDIFARGAIRAAKYIVDKSPGLYNMQNVIQGV
- the dapA gene encoding 4-hydroxy-tetrahydrodipicolinate synthase; its protein translation is MFKGSMVAIVTPFKKKAKEIDEDSLKDLVEFQVKNGTSVIVPCGTTGESATLSMEEHERVIDVVIAAAKGRVKVMAGTGSNSTSEAIELTRHAKIAGADAALIITPYYNKPTQEGVYQHFKALSDEVDIPLVVYNIASRTGVNITADTMKRLAALKNVVGVKEASGDLNQMSEIRSLCGKDFDLISGDDSLTLPILSIGGCGVISVVANIIPKDVSDMVSAFEKNDIETARALHYKMLPVVKAMFIETNPIPVKTAMSMMGMIEPGLRLPMCDMSKTNKDRLSAVLKNYELI
- the nadA gene encoding quinolinate synthase NadA — protein: MQKYTEKTNKKYSEKLKKRIAQLKKKRNAIIIVHNYQRDEVQDIADITGDSLGLSRAAIKIDADIIVFCGVHFMAETAYILNSNKTVLLPVKEAGCPMADMITPEALRIKKQEYPGIPVVCYVNTSADIKAESDVCCTSQNAVEVVNSLKDKRVLFVPDRNLGAYVQSCLPDKEIILWEGFCPTHVSVLPDQINASKRLYPEAEFIAHPECDPAVLKLADHVASTGGMIKYVKQAKCKEFIIGTELGMLYRLRQDNPDKKFYLPTEHLLCANMKLTTLGWIVNSLELMVHKITVPEHIRGRAYYAVDRMLKISGEKKWVSVSGA
- the uvrA gene encoding excinuclease ABC subunit UvrA — protein: MENKYIIIKGAREHNLKSIDLKLPRNQLIVITGLSGSGKSSLAFDTIYAQGQMKYVESLSAYARQFLEQMQKPDVDHIEGLSPSISIQQRMPGVNPRSTVGTVTEIYDYLRLLFSKIGEAYCYKCSRPISRQSPQQVIESANRYPSGTPVNILAPLVRGKKGRHKELLLKYRKQGFIRFRIDGHIFGPDSKIDLDKNIKHTIDIVIDRLSVKDENKKRLADSIETALGIGDGMVIITSPAQPEGILYSCKNACVKCGISYQDFEPRHFSFNSPFGACPACDGLGHKLEIDPDLVVKDPSRSIKAGAIEPWRKGGKSLFLYYNRLLVNLAGDHGFSPDAPFAKLGKKARELIFYGTKSEKYSQGYFEGVIPNLERRFRETDSDYMRDFIHGYMSIQPCPGCGGMRLKKESLSVKISGKNIAQVCKLSAAQAVNFFDGLDMDEEKKKISALILKEVRARLMFLCDVGLNYITLDRVSSTLSGGEAQRIRLATQIGSGLTGVLYVLDEPSIGLHQRDNEKLLATLKSLRDMGNTVIVVEHDEAIMRSADHIVDLGPGAGKDGGKLIYSGNVQGLLDDKSSLTALYLNGDMSVSDRRQRRDYKRCKKLVIKGASEHNLKNIDVDIPLGLFNCVTGVSGSGKSTLINEILYKALARKFYRATDRPGRHNSIIGIENIDKVIVIDQSPIGRTPRSNPATYTGVFTHIRDLFSKLPESRIRGYKPGRFSFNVKGGRCQACEGDGVKKIEMHFLPDIYVQCQVCGGKRFNQQTLEVKYKGKSITDVLQMPLSEALRLFGNIPSIRDKISTLEDVGLGYIELGQQATTLSGGEAQRVKLASELCKKATGRTLYILDEPTTGLHFADISKLLSVLHDLVDNGNTVLVIEHNLDVINSADYIMDLGPEGGDAGGRVIACGSPEEIAKIKASYTGHYISLSSRGA
- the panC gene encoding pantoate--beta-alanine ligase; this translates as MRIVKDPRAMRRASQALFAAGKQIGFVPTMGALHEGHLSLIKKARKENDAVVVSVFVNPAQFSAGEDYEKYPRSIKNDAILAQKAGCDILFYPASKALYPEGFSCSVHTGRISEVLCGASRPGHFSGVATICLKLFNIIMPHKVYMGRKDYQQVAIIKKMVADLNINTQIKALPTVREASGLAMSSRNNYLGPRGREFAAVIYRSLKEAAGLIREGESSPGRIKSFIQSMLRGRGVDVEYIAIVCPRTLDEIKRVGCSVLIAIAVRIDQTRLIDNMLVSRR
- a CDS encoding aspartate dehydrogenase, which codes for MVKKKIGIAGCGAIGSFLAERISSDLKDRARLSALCDKDNKKALDLSTRLDPRPAVVCFDKLVDACDIVIESACAEVSFAFAQKALKKKKDIMVMSVGGILDKSGRLFDLARKNKARIILPSGAVCGLDALKSAMIGDIKRLSLTTRKPPAGLKGAPFIQSHNIDLDAITGETVIFDGPASLAVRAFPKNINISALLSIAGLGAEKTFVKIITSPEYTVNSHEVLIEGDFGKITCVCENTPCANNPKTSFFACLSAFSALKQTLDNYVKIGS
- a CDS encoding LL-diaminopimelate aminotransferase codes for the protein MPKIEQASRLKKLPPYLFAEIDRIKKKAVSDGRDIIDLGIGDPDRPTPVHIIEKLYEAAKDPENHRYALDAGLPKLRQSIAGWYKKRFNVELDPDTEVLPLIGSKEGIAHIPLAFVDHGDTVLVPDPCYPPYKSGTILAGGVPYLMPLIPQNDFLPDFDAIDYQVAKIAKLMFLNYPNNPTGKTATKDFYVKAIDFANENNIIICHDAAYSEMSYDGYRPISFLEVKGAKNAGIEFHSLSKTYNMTGWRLGFACGNSEVIAALRAVKSNIDSGIFQAVQFAGIMALETGQEHIDELNRVYQRRRDILVDGLNSLGWKVEKPKATFYVWIPVPPGYTSNELTKSLLQRADIVTTPGIGFGPNGEGFIRMALTVSEDRLKEAVDRIKRLHR